The Pantoea nemavictus genome includes a region encoding these proteins:
- the gap gene encoding type I glyceraldehyde-3-phosphate dehydrogenase, whose amino-acid sequence MTKIGINGFGRIGRNVFRAALGSDDIEIVAINDLTDSKTLAHLLKHDSLLGRLPAEVEAGEGELRIDGKSVRVFSERDPANIRWQDVGVDIVIEATGFFTERDKAALHITSGGAKRVIISAPGKNDDLTIVLGVNDQRYDPQQHFVVSNGSCTTNGLAPAAAVLHQAFGIEHGLMNTTHAYTNSQVLHDQPEKDLRGARAAALSIVPYSSGAAKALGRVIPELDGRLTGYSLRVPVPVVSIVDLTVTLKRDVTAEEVNNAFKAAAAEGPLQGILGYSDEPLVSSDYQGDARSSIIDGLSTLVIGGNLVKILAWYDNEWGFSNRLVDLARLMAKRGL is encoded by the coding sequence ATGACTAAGATCGGCATTAACGGCTTTGGCCGTATCGGACGTAACGTTTTTCGCGCAGCACTCGGCAGCGACGATATTGAAATCGTCGCCATTAACGATCTCACTGACAGCAAAACCCTCGCCCATCTGCTGAAACACGACTCGCTGCTCGGCCGCTTGCCCGCTGAAGTAGAAGCGGGTGAAGGCGAACTGCGTATTGATGGCAAATCTGTGCGCGTCTTCAGCGAGCGCGATCCGGCCAATATTCGCTGGCAGGATGTCGGCGTCGATATCGTGATTGAAGCCACCGGCTTCTTTACCGAGCGCGACAAAGCCGCCTTGCATATCACCAGCGGCGGCGCCAAACGCGTGATTATCTCCGCGCCCGGTAAAAATGACGATCTGACGATTGTGCTGGGCGTTAACGATCAACGCTACGATCCGCAGCAGCACTTTGTGGTGAGTAACGGCAGCTGTACCACTAACGGCCTGGCGCCGGCGGCGGCGGTGCTGCATCAGGCATTTGGTATCGAGCACGGGTTAATGAACACCACCCATGCCTACACCAACAGCCAGGTGCTGCACGATCAGCCAGAGAAAGATCTGCGCGGTGCGCGGGCGGCGGCGCTGTCGATTGTGCCCTACTCTAGCGGTGCAGCGAAGGCGCTGGGACGGGTGATTCCTGAGCTGGATGGTCGATTGACTGGCTATTCGCTGCGCGTGCCGGTGCCGGTGGTTTCGATTGTTGATTTAACCGTGACGCTGAAACGCGATGTCACTGCAGAAGAGGTGAATAACGCCTTTAAAGCCGCGGCAGCGGAAGGCCCGTTGCAAGGGATTTTGGGCTACAGCGATGAACCGCTGGTTTCGAGCGATTATCAGGGCGATGCCCGTTCATCGATTATCGACGGACTCTCCACGCTGGTGATTGGCGGCAATCTGGTGAAGATCCTTGCCTGGTACGATAACGAATGGGGCTTCTCTAATCGTCTGGTGGATTTAGCGCGCCTGATGGCAAAACGTGGATTGTGA
- the phoA gene encoding alkaline phosphatase, whose translation MKHIPLFTVTLLASLVATSAVAEESNYSRAATGDVTEHGGARRLTGDQTEALKASLINSTAKNVILLIGDGMGDSEITAARNQARGAGGFFPGLDALPLTGQYTHYSLDKKTHKPNYVTDSAASATAWATGTKSYNGAIGVDVNGKDQVTILELAKAAGKATGNVSTAELQDATPAALMAHVTSRKCYGPEKTSELCPGNALEQGGKGSITEQMLKTRPDVTLGGGAKSFSETAKAGEYQGKTLREQAQALGYQWIDNLQDMNAIQQADQSKPVLGLFADGNMPVRWQGPKASYHGNIDKPVVTCEVNKDRPASVPTLAQMTKKAINLLSTNDKGFFLQVEGASIDKQDHAANPCGQIGETVDLDEAVQEALAFAREHGDTLVVVTADHAHSSQIVENGTKAPGLTQAVNTKDGAVMTISYGNSEEDSQEHTGTQVRIAAYGPHAANVVGLTDQTDLFFTLKDAMGLK comes from the coding sequence ATGAAACACATACCTCTCTTTACGGTTACGCTGCTGGCTTCTCTGGTCGCGACGTCAGCAGTGGCAGAAGAGTCCAATTATTCACGCGCCGCCACCGGTGATGTGACCGAACACGGCGGGGCGCGTCGTCTTACCGGCGATCAAACCGAGGCGCTGAAAGCCTCATTAATCAATAGCACCGCGAAAAACGTGATTTTGCTGATTGGTGACGGCATGGGCGATTCGGAAATCACTGCGGCACGCAACCAGGCGCGCGGCGCTGGCGGTTTCTTCCCCGGCCTGGATGCATTGCCGCTCACCGGCCAATACACCCATTACTCGCTGGATAAGAAAACCCACAAACCCAATTACGTGACGGATTCAGCTGCGTCGGCCACCGCGTGGGCTACCGGCACCAAATCCTACAACGGTGCGATTGGCGTCGATGTTAATGGCAAAGATCAGGTGACGATTCTTGAGTTGGCGAAAGCCGCCGGTAAAGCCACCGGCAACGTCTCGACCGCTGAACTGCAAGATGCCACGCCAGCTGCGTTAATGGCGCATGTCACCTCGCGCAAATGCTACGGCCCGGAGAAAACCAGCGAGCTTTGCCCGGGCAACGCGCTGGAGCAGGGTGGTAAAGGATCGATTACTGAACAGATGCTGAAAACCCGCCCAGATGTCACGCTGGGCGGCGGTGCGAAATCCTTTAGCGAAACCGCGAAAGCCGGCGAATATCAGGGTAAAACCCTGCGTGAACAGGCGCAGGCGCTGGGCTATCAGTGGATTGATAATCTGCAGGACATGAATGCCATTCAACAGGCCGATCAGAGTAAACCGGTTTTGGGTCTGTTCGCCGATGGCAACATGCCGGTGCGCTGGCAGGGACCAAAGGCCAGCTATCACGGCAACATCGATAAACCGGTGGTGACCTGCGAGGTGAACAAAGATCGTCCGGCTTCCGTGCCGACGCTGGCGCAGATGACCAAAAAAGCCATCAATCTGCTGAGCACTAACGACAAAGGTTTCTTCCTGCAGGTGGAAGGTGCATCGATTGATAAGCAGGATCACGCGGCCAATCCGTGCGGTCAGATTGGTGAAACCGTCGATCTGGATGAAGCGGTGCAGGAAGCGCTGGCGTTTGCGCGCGAGCACGGCGATACGCTGGTGGTGGTGACCGCCGATCACGCCCACAGCAGCCAGATCGTGGAAAACGGCACCAAAGCACCGGGCCTGACGCAAGCGGTGAATACCAAAGATGGCGCGGTGATGACCATCAGCTACGGCAATTCAGAAGAGGATTCGCAGGAGCACACCGGAACGCAGGTGCGCATCGCAGCGTACGGTCCGCATGCGGCGAACGTGGTGGGATTAACCGATCAGACCGATCTGTTCTTTACCCTGAAGGACGCAATGGGACTTAAGTAA
- a CDS encoding sugar phosphate isomerase/epimerase family protein, translating into MLARLLISSCLVASAALCSFSAAAAEVDNEIALQMYTLRNVGPAEKQFAMAHEAGFKHVEIVGTHDLSAKQLSALLEENHLTVTSSHVQLAALENDYAQTVAFNKSVGNRTIIVPWIEPEDRPDSTQGWIDYAQRLDAMGARLRHDGIQLGYHNHNFEMKKYAGITALEIILNHTSRDNLKLEMDAAWVSRGGQDPVRFLRAYPGRIYAIHAKDNASIGIRDDEMNFAPLGEGLLDWSAILPAAKASGVKWFIIEHDKPKDAWSIITTSLRNLRIALQTLPH; encoded by the coding sequence ATGTTAGCCCGATTACTCATCAGTAGTTGCCTGGTGGCGTCCGCTGCGCTCTGCTCGTTTTCTGCAGCGGCCGCTGAGGTGGATAACGAAATTGCCCTGCAGATGTATACCCTGCGCAACGTTGGTCCGGCCGAGAAGCAGTTTGCGATGGCGCATGAAGCTGGCTTTAAACATGTCGAAATCGTCGGCACCCATGACCTGAGCGCTAAACAACTCAGCGCCTTGCTGGAGGAAAATCACCTCACCGTCACGTCATCGCACGTTCAGCTCGCTGCCCTGGAAAACGATTATGCGCAGACCGTTGCCTTTAATAAATCGGTCGGCAACCGCACCATCATCGTGCCGTGGATTGAACCGGAAGATCGCCCAGACAGCACACAAGGCTGGATAGATTATGCCCAGCGCCTGGACGCAATGGGCGCCAGATTGCGCCACGACGGCATACAGTTGGGCTATCACAATCACAACTTTGAGATGAAAAAGTATGCTGGCATAACCGCGCTGGAAATCATCCTGAATCACACCTCGCGTGACAACCTGAAGCTGGAGATGGATGCCGCCTGGGTATCGCGCGGTGGTCAGGATCCGGTGCGTTTTCTGCGGGCATATCCGGGCCGGATTTACGCCATCCACGCCAAGGACAATGCCTCGATCGGTATCCGTGATGATGAAATGAACTTCGCGCCACTGGGTGAAGGTCTGCTGGACTGGTCAGCAATTCTGCCTGCGGCAAAGGCTAGCGGGGTGAAATGGTTCATCATCGAACATGACAAACCCAAGGATGCGTGGAGCATAATCACCACCTCGCTGCGCAACCTGCGCATAGCGCTGCAAACGCTGCCGCACTAA